Proteins encoded by one window of Salvia splendens isolate huo1 chromosome 7, SspV2, whole genome shotgun sequence:
- the LOC121811253 gene encoding serine/threonine-protein kinase GRIK1-like isoform X2: MDCCGCFGFSSKKPKKAERPCRGMPHSTSQESLLDDDDDVEDEDDDFYNGDMTETGIPDEYDFLSPRKRSEEILMSLLENGLVCREFPVKETNTLLRSQDDDGNKTINEYVREHKIGSGSYGKVVLYRSRVDGQHYAIKAFHKSHLLKLQVAPSETAMTDVYREVLIMKVLSHPNIVNLVEVIDDPITDHFYMVLEYVEEKWICEDTGPSCALGEDTARKYLRDVVSGLMYLHAHNIVHGDIKPDNLLITSFGTVKIGDFSVSQVAEDDNDELRRSPGTPVFTAPECCLGVTYSGRLADTWAVGVTLYCYIMGNYPFLGETLQDTYDKIVNNPLLLPDDMNPLLRDLLEGLLCKDPKQRITLEAVACHPWVVRDDGPMPYHLCWCKYGRLQAAEAASEERGEDTNS; this comes from the exons ATGGACTGTTGTGGGTGTTTTGGTTTCTCTTCGAAGAAGCCAAAGAAGGCAGAGAGACCCTGTAGGGGGATGCCCCACAGTACTTCACAGGAGTCCTTgttggatgatgatgatgatgtagAAGATGAGGATGACGATTTCTATAATGGAGATATGACGGAAACTGGTATCCCAGATGAATATGATTTCCTAAGCCCAAGAAAGCGCTCTGAGGAGATCTTGATGTCCCTGCTGGAAAATGGATTGGTTTGCAGGGAGTTCCCTGTTAAGGAAACCAATACTTTGCTACGCTCCCAA GATGATGATGGGAACAAGACAATCAATGAATATGTGCGTGAACATAAGATTGGTTCTGGCAGCTATGGGAAAGTG GTTCTCTATCGAAGCCGTGTTGATGGACAACATTATGCCATAAAG GCCTTTCACAAATCTCATTTGTTGAAGCTACAAGTTGCGCCTTCTGAGACTGCCATGACTGATGTTTATCGTGAG GTCTTAATCATGAAAGTGTTGAGTCATCCTAATATAGTCAATCTGGTGGAAGTTATAGATGACCCAATAACAGATCACTTCTATATGG TTCTTGAATATGTGGAAGAAAAATGGATTTGTGAGGATACTGGTCCTTCATGTGCTCTAGGAGAAGATACTGCACGGAAGTACTTACGTGACGTAGTTTCTGGATTGATGTATCTTCATGCTCAT AACATAGTGCATGGAGACATTAAACCtgataatttattaattactagttTTGGCACAGTTAAGATTGGTGACTTCAGCGTCAGCCAGGTTGCTGAG GATGATAATGATGAGCTCCGTCGTTCTCCTGGAACTCCTGTATTTACAGCGCCCGAGTGCTGCTTAG GTGTAACCTATAGTGGAAGACTTGCTGACACTTGGGCGGTTGGAGTTACGTTGTACTGTTATATTATGGGGAACTACCCATTTCTAGGGGAGACTCTCCAAGACACCTATGACAAG ATAGTGAATAACCCGTTGTTGCTTCCTGATGACATGAATCCCCTATTGAGAGACCTACTCGAGGGTCTTCTTTGCAAAG ATCCAAAGCAGAGGATAACACTGGAGGCTGTTGCCTGTCATCCCTGGGTCGTTAGAGACGATGGGCCAATGCCTTACCACTTGTGTTGGTGCAAGTACGGTAGGCTGCAGGCAGCAGAGGCAGCCTCtgaggagagaggagaggaCACCAACTCATAG
- the LOC121742654 gene encoding pentatricopeptide repeat-containing protein At2g27800, mitochondrial-like: MFAPRGNKSQLIQPNKRFLYSMFGPTQSNNRTPSSPTSHSISNSTFLSQLRGKPPKNAVLFRNLTAASHSTRIYKGPISRTLRRRIKKREIAAAKPVLNESLFQAAKSQLPPRFTPEELHDVIALLEDPLVCFELFNWASQQHRFRHNALTYHVTIKKLGAAKMYEEMDCVVNQVLAVSSIASEPLYNSMIYYFTEARKLVRAVNIFKRMCDCRKLDSRPTIRTYNILFAALLSRGKNSYINHMYMETIRSLFKQMVDSGIEPDIFCLNSMIKGYVLSLHVNDALRIFHQMGTAYECQPNSFSYDYLIHGLCAQGRTQNAREICDRMKKSGFVPSSKSYNSLVNSLALEGEVDEAVKFLWEMAEHQRWADVITYRTVSTEMLRQRGTREALRFLNLLQEKKLVDGQTYQKIVYELEDNSHYENI; this comes from the coding sequence ATGTTCGCTCCACGCGGAAATAAATCTCAACTCATCCAACCCAATAAACGCTTTCTCTACAGTATGTTCGGTCCAACCCAATCCAATAATCGCACTCCTTCGTCACCCACCTCCCACAGTATCTCAAATTCAACATTCTTGTCTCAGTTACGCGGTAAACCACCTAAAAATGCAGTCTTGTTCAGAAACCTAACTGCTGCATCCCATTCTACGCGAATCTACAAAGGCCCGATATCAAGAACATTGAGGAGGAGAATCAAGAAGAGAGAGATAGCCGCGGCGAAACCCGTTCTAAACGAGTCTCTTTTCCAAGCAGCCAAATCCCAACTCCCTCCGAGATTCACTCCTGAAGAGCTGCACGATGTCATAGCCTTACTGGAAGATCCGCTAGTCTGTTTCGAGCTTTTCAATTGGGCATCCCAGCAGCACAGATTCAGGCACAATGCGTTGACATATCATGTTACGATCAAGAAGCTCGGTGCAGCTAAAATGTACGAGGAGATGGACTGTGTCGTCAATCAGGTGCTAGCAGTTTCTTCTATTGCTTCCGAGCCCCTTTACAATAGCATGATTTACTACTTCACCGAAGCTAGGAAACTGGTTAGGGCTGTCAATATATTCAAGCGTATGTGTGATTGTAGGAAACTGGATAGCAGGCCAACTATAAGAACTTACAATATATTGTTTGCTGCGCTTCTGAGCCGTGGAAAGAATTCTTACATTAATCATATGTATATGGAGACTATTCGAAGCTTGTTCAAGCAAATGGTAGATTCTGGGATTGAGCCTGATATTTTTTGTCTCAATTCTATGATCAAAGGATATGTGCTTTCACTTCATGTCAATGATGCACTTAGAATCTTTCACCAGATGGGCACGGCTTATGAATGCCAGCCAAACTCGTTTTCGTATGATTATTTGATTCATGGGCTGTGTGCACAAGGCCGAACGCAGAATGCTAGAGAGATTTGTGATAGGATGAAGAAAAGTGGTTTTGTGCCTAGCAGTAAATCGTATAACTCCCTTGTGAACTCATTGGCTCTTGAGGGGGAGGTTGATGAGGCTGTGAAGTTCTTGTGGGAGATGGCTGAGCACCAGAGGTGGGCTGACGTCATCACTTATAGAACTGTATCGACTGAAATGTTACGACAGAGAGGGACTAGAGAGGCTTTGAGGTTCTTGAACCTGTTGCAAGAAAAGAAACTTGTAGATGGGCAGACATATCAAAAGATTGTGTATGAACTCGAAGATAACTCTCATTATGAAAATATATGA
- the LOC121811253 gene encoding serine/threonine-protein kinase GRIK1-like isoform X1: MDCCGCFGFSSKKPKKAERPCRGMPHSTSQESLLDDDDDVEDEDDDFYNGDMTETGIPDEYDFLSPRKRSEEILMSLLENGLVCREFPVKETNTLLRSQVSCRKYDDDGNKTINEYVREHKIGSGSYGKVVLYRSRVDGQHYAIKAFHKSHLLKLQVAPSETAMTDVYREVLIMKVLSHPNIVNLVEVIDDPITDHFYMVLEYVEEKWICEDTGPSCALGEDTARKYLRDVVSGLMYLHAHNIVHGDIKPDNLLITSFGTVKIGDFSVSQVAEDDNDELRRSPGTPVFTAPECCLGVTYSGRLADTWAVGVTLYCYIMGNYPFLGETLQDTYDKIVNNPLLLPDDMNPLLRDLLEGLLCKDPKQRITLEAVACHPWVVRDDGPMPYHLCWCKYGRLQAAEAASEERGEDTNS; the protein is encoded by the exons ATGGACTGTTGTGGGTGTTTTGGTTTCTCTTCGAAGAAGCCAAAGAAGGCAGAGAGACCCTGTAGGGGGATGCCCCACAGTACTTCACAGGAGTCCTTgttggatgatgatgatgatgtagAAGATGAGGATGACGATTTCTATAATGGAGATATGACGGAAACTGGTATCCCAGATGAATATGATTTCCTAAGCCCAAGAAAGCGCTCTGAGGAGATCTTGATGTCCCTGCTGGAAAATGGATTGGTTTGCAGGGAGTTCCCTGTTAAGGAAACCAATACTTTGCTACGCTCCCAAGTGAGTTGTAGAAAATAT GATGATGATGGGAACAAGACAATCAATGAATATGTGCGTGAACATAAGATTGGTTCTGGCAGCTATGGGAAAGTG GTTCTCTATCGAAGCCGTGTTGATGGACAACATTATGCCATAAAG GCCTTTCACAAATCTCATTTGTTGAAGCTACAAGTTGCGCCTTCTGAGACTGCCATGACTGATGTTTATCGTGAG GTCTTAATCATGAAAGTGTTGAGTCATCCTAATATAGTCAATCTGGTGGAAGTTATAGATGACCCAATAACAGATCACTTCTATATGG TTCTTGAATATGTGGAAGAAAAATGGATTTGTGAGGATACTGGTCCTTCATGTGCTCTAGGAGAAGATACTGCACGGAAGTACTTACGTGACGTAGTTTCTGGATTGATGTATCTTCATGCTCAT AACATAGTGCATGGAGACATTAAACCtgataatttattaattactagttTTGGCACAGTTAAGATTGGTGACTTCAGCGTCAGCCAGGTTGCTGAG GATGATAATGATGAGCTCCGTCGTTCTCCTGGAACTCCTGTATTTACAGCGCCCGAGTGCTGCTTAG GTGTAACCTATAGTGGAAGACTTGCTGACACTTGGGCGGTTGGAGTTACGTTGTACTGTTATATTATGGGGAACTACCCATTTCTAGGGGAGACTCTCCAAGACACCTATGACAAG ATAGTGAATAACCCGTTGTTGCTTCCTGATGACATGAATCCCCTATTGAGAGACCTACTCGAGGGTCTTCTTTGCAAAG ATCCAAAGCAGAGGATAACACTGGAGGCTGTTGCCTGTCATCCCTGGGTCGTTAGAGACGATGGGCCAATGCCTTACCACTTGTGTTGGTGCAAGTACGGTAGGCTGCAGGCAGCAGAGGCAGCCTCtgaggagagaggagaggaCACCAACTCATAG
- the LOC121742701 gene encoding zinc finger CCCH domain-containing protein 24-like, giving the protein MAEIPPTETLTSVEHQDSTDQPNPSVSPLPPSAEEINLPEKRKREVEPEPEPSADKAKHPLWKTSLCSYFRRSGELCSHGETCRYAHGEDELRPRPDNTWDPTSERAKKMAKTNDQDKAPEEGGIMMTEALEEDGEESSSGLSKCIVNLPMKWSSDNFRLFLNDQGIVFKSAKKKKGMIVGFVTFESEEQSKTAVEKLDGQTVGNNRTLKVSDVIQRPFENNNKAALPEKPSPDNDDENDSVLPSDSASKARSARDAVTPLAHMSYSDQLEHKKNSLAQILKRLTRNARKACPNGISLPEWILKAREIGGLPCKLEGIIESPLVNGYRNKCEFSVGNSLQGKHTVGFLLGNFREGVTAVEEPVNCPNVSRIACKYAAIFQEFLQQSCLPIWNRLNNSGFWRQLTVREGRKPGQIDADNSEASISEVMLMVQVCTLGSDEGQVKEELHRLAQTFSAGSTAESPPLPLTTLVIQDHTGISNAAPSDAPLRYNFLHRGGDSGLEIADDVVEPRIHDHISNLRFSISPSAFFQVNTLAAERLYSLAGDWADLGPDTLLFDVCCGTGTIGLTLAHRVGMVVGIEMNASAVSDAERNAEANGIKNCRFVCGKAEDVIGSLMKEYLSLPEKKDENRETSENNESGVNSAKENINSVDGVVGAENSTVVNHENGHAMSGCSEDEAKLEKDSTSQSSSNPMRQYKNVVAIVDPPRVGLHPTVIKVLRTQSRLRRLVYISCNPDSLVANAIELCTPSPDKSEKGNNKNNRGWRNMSAAGLARHRSKSMPESEPFKPMKAMAVDLFPHTPHCELVMLLER; this is encoded by the exons ATGGCGGAAATCCCGCCAACTGAAACCCTAACCTCAGTGGAGCACCAGGATTCCACCGACCAGCCCAATCCGTCGGTTAGCCCTCTGCCTCCATCCGCCGAAGAAATCAACCTTCCAGAGAAGCGCAAGCGTGAGGTTGAGCCCGAACCGGAACCCTCAGCCGACAAGGCGAAGCACCCGCTGTGGAAGACGAGCCTATGCTCCTACTTCAGGAGGTCTGGCGAATTGTGCAGCCACGGCGAGACTTGCCGCTACGCTCACGGGGAGGACGAACTCCGGCCGCGCCCCGACAACACTTGGGATCCCACTTCGGAGCGGGCTAAAAAGATGGCCAAAACTAATGACCAGGATAAAGCGCCTGAGGAGGGCGGCATAATGATGACGGAGGCGTTGGAGGAGGACGGGGAGGAGTCTTCTTCTGGTTTATCCAAATGTATTGTCAATTTGCCTATGAAGTGGAGTTCGGATAATTTTAGGCTTTTTCTGAACGACCAG GGTATCGTGTTCAAATcggcaaagaaaaagaaaggaatGATAGTTGGTTTTGTTACTTTCGAAAGTGAAGAACAATCTAAGACTGCTGTGGAG AAGCTGGATGGGCAAACTGTTGGAAATAATAGAACATTAAAGGTCTCGGATGTCATTCAGAGACCGTTTGAGAACAACAATAAAGCTGCATTGCCTGAAAAGCCATCTCCCgataatgatgatgagaatgacAGTGTACTTCCTAGCGATTCAGCCTCCAAGGCTAGAAGTGCCCGTGATGCTGTGACTCCTCTTGCTCACATGTCCTATTCTGATCAGCTCGAGCACAAGAAAAACTCTTTGGCACAAATCCTCAAAAGACTA ACTCGAAATGCACGCAAGGCATGTCCAAATGGTATTTCACTTCCAGAATGGATCCTGAAGGCTAGAGAAATAG GTGGTCTTCCATGCAAATTAGAGGGTATAATCGAATCACCCCTTGTTAATGGATACCGTAACAAGTGTGAATTCTCTGTTGGAAATTCTTTGCAAGGGAAGCACACAGTGGGCTTTTTACTTGGGAATTTCAG GGAAGGTGTGACAGCTGTTGAGGAACCCGTTAACTGCCCAAATGTTTCTAGAATTGCTTGTAAATATGCTGCTATCTTTCAAGAATTTCTGCAGCAGTCCTGCTTGCCCATATGGAACAGATTGAACAATAGCGGGTTCTGGCGTCAACTTACG GTCCGAGAGGGTAGAAAACCTGGCCAGATTGATGCTGACAATTCCGAGGCTAGTATTTCAGAGGTCATGCTCATGGTTCAG GTGTGCACCCTGGGTTCTGATGAAGGGCAGGTAAAAGAGGAACTTCATCGGTTAGCACAAACTTTTTCTGCAGGATCTACTGCAGAATCTCCTCCATTACCTTTAACAACACTAGTAATTCAG GATCATACAGGAATATCAAATGCTGCACCATCTGATGCCCCTTTGCGGTACAATTTTCTTCATAGAGGGGGTGATAGTGGACTGGAGATAGCTGATGATGTCGTAGAACCGAGAATTCATGATCACATAAGCAATCTCCGGTTCTCTATATCTCCGTCTGCCTTCTTTCAG GTTAACACCCTTGCAGCAGAGAGGTTGTATTCACTTGCTGGGGACTGGGCTGACCTGGGTCCTGACACTTTACTCTTTGATGTTTGTTGCGGGACTGGAACTATTGGTCTGACTTTAGCTCACCGTGTTGGCATG GTCGTCGGTATTGAAATGAATGCTTCTGCAGTTTCAGATGCAGAAAGAAATGCAGAAGCCAATGGCATTAAAAACTGCAGATTTGTCTGTGGAAAG GCTGAGGATGTTATTGGGTCGTTGATGAAAGAGTATCTATCTTTGCCTGAAAAGAAAGACGAAAACAGAGAGACATCAGAAAATAATGAGTCTGGAGTCAATTCTGCCAAAGAAAATATAAACTCTGTTGATGGTGTGGTTGGAGCTGAAAATAGCACTGTTGTTAACCATGAGAATGGTCATGCTATGAGTGGGTGTTCAGAAGACGAGGCTAAGTTGGAGAAGGATTCCACTTCACAAAGTAGTAGCAACCCAATGCGACAATATAAAAATGTCGTTGCTATAGTGGATCCTCCACGTGTCGGACTTCATCCCACT GTAATCAAAGTTTTGAGGACACAGTCGCGTTTAAGGAGGCTCGT CTACATCTCCTGCAATCCTGATAGTCTGGTGGCAAATGCTATCGAGCTCTGCACGCCTTCACCCGATAAATCCGAGAAAGGAAATAATAAGAATAATCGGGGATGGAGAAATATGAGCGCAGCTGGTCTAGCCCGTCACAGATCCAAATCTATGCCTGAGTCCGAGCCATTCAAACCCATGAAAGCGATGGCCGTCGATCTTTTCCCTCATACACCCCACTGCGAGCTGGTGATGCTGCTTGAGAGGTGA
- the LOC121741098 gene encoding uncharacterized protein LOC121741098 — MEARKLYFPVALLLLFIFIFISAAAAQGNSGNNANKQKKPPNDAATTNYEMLEPLPKTNQERAFCHARGKCHYKTLTCPPECPQRKPKKNKKNKGCFVDCSSKCEITCKWRRPKCNGFGALCYDPRFVGGDGVMFYFHGSKGSDFAIVSDHNLHINAHLIGARPAGRTRDYTWVQALSVMFDAHTLVIAAKKVAHWDDRTDALAVKWDGQSVAVPTEGDAEWRTSSESGREVVVERTDDVNTVRVTVAGLVEIDIRVTPIGEEENRVHNYQLSSNDAFAHLETQFRFANLSDRVDGILGITYRPGYVSPAKKGVLMPVVGGEDKYYVQSLYSPCCKLCIFSRPSSSPLVEVA, encoded by the exons ATGGAAGCGAGGAAGCTCTACTTTCCGGTggccctcctcctcctcttcatcttcatcttcatctcaGCTGCGGCGGCCCAAGGCAACAGCGGCAACAATGCTAACAAGCAGAAGAAGCCTCCTAACGACGCGGCCACAACCAACTACGAAATGCTTGAGCCGCTGCCCAAGACCAACCAGGAACGCGCCTTCTGCCACGCAAGAGGCAAATGCCACTACAAGACCCTCACCTGTCCGCCCGAGTGCCCCCAGCGGAAGCCcaagaagaataaaaagaacAAAGGCTGCTTCGTCGACTGCAGCAGCAAGTGCGAGATCACCTGCAAAT GGAGGAGGCCTAAGTGCAACGGCTTCGGTGCGCTATGCTACGACCCGCGCTTTGTTGGTGGGGACGGAGTCATGTTCTACTTCCATGGTTCCAAGGGCAGCGACTTCGCCATCGTCTCAGACCACAACCTCCACATCAATGCGCACCTCATTGGTGCCAGGCCGGCGGGGCGGACCCGTGACTACACGTGGGTGCAGGCGCTCTCTGTCATGTTCGATGCCCACACCCTCGTGATCGCGGCCAAGAAGGTCGCCCACTGGGACGACCGGACTGACGCACTGGCTGTCAAGTGGGACGGCCAGTCCGTGGCCGTCCCCACAGAGGGGGATGCTGAGTGGAGGACCAGCAGCGAGAGCGGGAGAGAGGTGGTGGTTGAGAGGACTGACGATGTCAACACAGTGAGAGTGACGGTGGCGGGGCTGGTGGAGATTGACATTAGGGTTACCCCTATCGGCGAGGAGGAAAATAGGGTTCATAACTACCAGCTGTCTAGCAACGATGCGTTCGCGCATCTTGAGACACAGTTTAGGTTTGCAAATTTGTCTGATCGTGTCGATGGCATCCTTGGAATTACGTACCGGCCTGGGTATGTTAGCCCGGCCAAGAAGGGGGTGCTGATGCCGGTCGTCGGAGGCGAGGATAAGTACTATGTGCAGTCGTTGTACTCGCCTTGCTGCAAACTCTGCATTTTCTCCAGACCTTCTTCATCACCACTTGTTGAAGTAGCATGA